TTAATGAGAGGGCAAAAGATTTGCATTGAGTTCTCCGGAAAATGAATTGATATCCTTTTCCCAGAAATTCTGGTTGGAATTCGCCATactaacccccacccccaccccaaaaaAAATGGGAGGGGGGCTCTGACATAAAGGAAATCCgctttgaaatatacatgtatgatttctATCTCACATAATTTACGAGACAACCtcctggtttgaattttttcagaagtatcaaactttttgGATAACCCATTTTAATAACTGATACATCTTTATCAAAAAGACAATTCGAACATAAGAAAGGAATATGTTAGTGCAGACTTGAAAGAATTAGAGACATTCAAAGTTACCCCTTTGCTGAAATTagttttttttcatgatttttaacaattctTCTTATTTCAGTAAATGTATTCAAACACCCTCAAGTAATGTTGATTATCAAAGTTTGTTCGCGGAATTAGTCGGGGCcattatggcatgtcaaacgttgcaatattagaTCTTctccatttgtattttataaattttcCTTTTGTATTGAAcagtttttcatttgtattatatattttccatttgtatgatatgaaataattattgcatttgtattgtataatttctatttgtattatatgctttttcatttgtattgtatccgagggattgtttattttgatttgttacgaaggatttcattagttagcCTTCGAGGATTTctcactcatactgagacgtcaccagctacAGGTGAAGttccacaaatttagacccgTGATTGGCACACAGGTATGTAGCAGCGGGGACCAACACCTGCCGCAACACAGGATatctgcttttaaggtcatattcgaaagacccgtgattctcacttctaaaccCCGAGTGTTTAGCGAAGGAGCAAgcactacctatgtttatgcCTTATGCTTGATGCGGCAATGGCTAGAGCGGagctcgaactcatgacctcccggtCATGAAccaaacaatatacatgtatcactgagctaccgcgactggTTCCATGCAGAACTAGTTGAACGCTTAGCTAGCTATGGCGGATCcagcaccaccaccaccacccaccCCAACATGATTTTgatctatttttctttttacagaAATGTCCAAAAAAAAAGGCATGTACGTTTTATTAAAAGAAAACGAAAATTTCCGAAGGGACTTtgactaatgaaatccttcgtgacaaatcaaaataaacaatccctctgataaaataaaaaggaaattttttaaaatacaaatggaaattatgtAATGcaattgaaaaattatataatacaaatggaaaattatacaatatggATAGAaactatacaatacaaatgaaaagtcatacaatacaaatggaaaatatataaaaataaaaatttatacaatacaaaatgaaaaactatgcaatacaaatggaaaagaccaaatattgcaacgtttgacatatCATACGCCACAGCAGGAACTTAATTGTGTTACATGGGAAATTGCATTTACCCGGATGTATGGACCTCTTGCTTAGTTACAAAAAAATCAACCAAAAGGGGTGCAACCCCCGTACCCCCTTTAGATCCACCACTGTGCCCTGTAGCTGGTTACCGTTAGTGCAGTCGGTGCGATCACACTCCGGCCCGGTTAACAAAGTTGCTGTGGGACCCGAGTTATTTTGCCAGCCGATGCCGTCTGTTGTTTCTTGTGACCAGCCACAGCTTCCGGTGTTAAAGTTACATTGGTGGACTGTAAGTTAAAGACAAAGATAAGAAAAAAGAGATTCAACACTAATCACAGACACCTGAAGTGTGGACAGCGTGTACATATCTTATGTTCATATACCCCTACCCACCCCCACCCAGTGAAAAAAATACCATTGCAGTCTTTACTTTCTGCAAGcctttgagatgaccacttgtgatgTGAGATACTAACACATATTAGGGGAGGGGGTGTACTTAAGATCTATACACGCTGTCCACACTTCAGGTACAGTCTGTGATCAAAATGACGTAACGAGTACGGTAAAAACATATATCTTTTTATTGAAATAGTTTACTTGAACTCATCCCAGTTGCAACTGCTATTTTATGATCATTATGTGGATAAATGCTGAAGTTGTATGTGTCATACTtgatttttaacgatttttatcatagatattgTGGACTGTTTCATAGGGGTATAAAACAAGTAGTCTGTATTATAGGATTAATTTTTTGCGTACATCAGCAGATATTTGTTAGTACCTTTTACACAAGTGTTTGCAAATATTTTGAGGCAATTCAATGTCTAAAACACTAATAATTCCAACCATTGAACCAGCTCTGAAAAAATTTGTTAGGGTAAGCCTTTCCGATTGTTTAATGCATTCATGCATGAGGTCATGACCCCAACCCCAAGTCTAGCTCATCCACATTGATGTACGACTCTCTCTTTTTCATCACTTTGATAGTACTAGTACATAAGATTAGATATATTCCGAAAATCTTACTAAATTAATAAACTCAATCTGAAAATTAAATTCCTTGATTCCTTCACGTATGATTTTATGTAATGAGTGAGTGGATCAAAGAATTTAATGTGTTGCAAAGTTCATTGAAAATTATTGACCAAAGTAATACTATATTTCATTTATGGCATATGTTTTTGACAGTGGTAGAAACACAAAATGAAAGTATCAACAATGGTTTTGATGATAAGCATGGTGCTAGGGTTCCCATAGTAACATTCCACTATCAATCTTTCGTAATTAATGCTGATCAATGTTTCATCTGACGAATTAAAAATTTTGCTAAGAGTAAAagatacaaattttatatcacattatagacaaggatttattttttttttatcatatatttatctGCTTTTGAGATTAGTTTCAAATAATTCACAACCATAGACAAATTCTCCCTTCACATATAATAATGCCCAGTttttgtgttgtgtgtgtgttttgttttgtttgtttgttttaaatttttttacatgtagtttgtgTTGGTATATTTCTTAAAAGCATTGATAAGGATTTTCGGGGTAACCAAACTCGTCAGCCTTTCTCGATAAATGTTACATATCTTTTAAATGGTAAGCATAATGGCACATGTATAAGTGAGAATAAATACACatcataatataataataataataataaagcctttatttatccaggattacatatttagcgataacgctagttttcaatatggtcctgcatataacatagatacagacagatattagtaaaataaacacagattaaaagaagtagaatacatacaaactaatgtaagataaataggaacaaaatgaagcttaaaaagtatggtgataatctctaagataaatTCTCTTAAAACACACAACACTTGTAgagtttcttatattttcacaTATCATTTCCATATGTCATCTTCCAACTcgtatgaaatatttaagaaataatgttcTTGTTTTCCTGGATGATGCTGAATAACCTCCAAGGTGGAAaatggttggttgtatattgtttaacgtccctctcgagaatctttcactcatatggagacgtcgccattgccgatgaagggctgcaacatttaggcctatgctcggcgctcgtacggcctttgaacagagGAGTATAAAACGTGTTACACCCGCTGTGATACgggtcctcggtttttgcggtctcatccaaaggaccgtcccatttagtcgcctcttacgacaagcaagagctACGgggaacctattctaacccggatcttcACAGTGgaaaaatgttgtttgaaatataaagtctCGGTGTTAGTCGAGACTTTTATATATCGACACCGAGCATTTTTTCTATTCTGCCATGCATGTAAACAGTCCTTTAGGAGAATCTAATTAGGTCAACTAATGTGGTATATGTGTAAtttaatacaaaacaatatataaagTGTTGTCGGATTGACGACGTGAAATCGACATGCGCATGGCGGTTTTTACATTTCAAACCCATAGATTTATTCTTAATGTGCAAgtgagatgtgtatcaattttctcataatcagttattacgtatgaagatatatcgcagaataatgaccgcggcattcctttgatctttgcaacaACCGTGGTAAAATagattttatatcatatatgaTTGACGCTTTAATGTCAAATTGATTTCATATATCTAGAATGAAAGTACAGCTGCTTTGGAGAAGTATCTGGTATTATTAGCTCTGAATTATTCATCTCTAACCGTCGAAAACACCCAGTATATGTATTTCCTTTCCtgtgaaatatatatgaaacaaTCTTTTATGTTGTCGCAtatcattgaaatatttgtGTACATGAAAAACCCACCGTAAGGTTAACGTTGTTATGAGCAAATTCAGTTGGAAAAAAATGGTATGTTGaaagttatgatgaaaaatatagatttatttCAATCAGAAGGGCGGCGGACAGGGTAAAATAGAAGGAGCGAGGACAGGAAAGGGAAGTGGCTGGTGGAAAAGAAAGAAGGGATGGGAAGAGGGTGAGATCAATGGATCAAATGGTAGCATGGCGTGAatagcaaaaataaaatcaaacttATACCTTAACTGTAAATTTCAATCATCATTTCAGATATTATggtttgaaaatgtaaaaatgaagACATGTAAGTGATACGCACACGAAGAAAGTATTGACAGTCAATTTTAGCTGCCTTTTTTAGCAACAAAACTTCCTTAAAAGCTCACGATATTCTAGCATAGCAGGGATATATAATGCTGAGGTAACTTAAAAtagtgtgttttattttataaacagtCATAGCACACAACAATAACAGCAACACAGGATGATAACAAAGAAATGCACATTATATACACAACATAGACAACAAAGAGTGAAACACCAAAGGCACATTTAACgctttgtaaaataaaaatatggcaCCATCAAAAATATTAATCTCAACAACAGCTCAATGATAATTAGGATAAATGTTCAACTTCTGAAATATCGGGTGTAAACTTTTAATAACTGGCAGACCGTGATGATATGTATATCTGTATATGGGGTTCGGATTTATAAGCCCCTGTTTTTGGTATATAGGATTTTGGTTTGGAATGAGCTGAATGATTTGACCTTCAGTCTTCTCGGGCTGATCCTCTGGTCCAAGACTGCAGTCcttgattatgacgtcatcgATACCAATGTCGCTCAGGAAATTCGGTCCAACCACACCCTCTAAAACAATCTGTCAAAAGCACAAAGGGAAACCATAAGAAAAATGCAACTCTAGAAAGAAAAGTCAAAGGACAACAAATACAGTATGCATTCCTTTACTACGAGTAGTAGCAACAATggggatatatatttatatagatatgaacaataaatatcaaaataagcCAAGGCAGatataacactttgaaatatcatatacatttttctCGCTATAAAAATCAATGCTTTGTAAAATTAACATGCTATTATAAAGTGATTGTTTTTACTTTGAAAGGAACATTTGGATTGCTGAAGTTCCTGTGTAGAAAATTCCAACTGGAGCCTTTATCTCCAGAGATTGTCCAACTCTGGAAGGTCTGTGTAAGcctttcattttgtatgtaaatgttgAGTGAACCCATTGTTTCCCCGTGCATATGATAATATAACCTGTTAAACAGATGAAGCACTTTTACATAGAAACTACATGAATCTGATTCGAATCTTAATATTAGCTCTAGTCAGAAAACCTTACCAAGTACTCAAAATGTGGTTGTTGAGACAACTTACCCTTATACTGAATCATAACATGTTTTGCATAGTGAATTATAGATTTTTATCATATGAAAATTTGAATAGGTATAATTTGTGATCGATATCCATGAGAATCATACAttataatataaaatatctttgCAATGGATGCCGCAACAATTCTAGCGGGGGACAGTTATTCTCAGTGAATATTGGTTGGTTAAAGctatgaaataattgaaatctCTTTTGAacaatatctaaaaaaaaaatttgaataacCATCCCACACACACATTTTTGCATTACATTGTATGGTGAACTGGGAGATGATTTATGTTCCTATAACCTAATGATTCTTTTCTTAATTGAATTCAGCAAACATTACGCTATCGGGTATCGAAGCTTGAGTGAAATCTCTACTGAACAAAAGAATTTGGTTCGTTGTTCCTAATTCCAACTTTCTTCTAATTCCAAGTTcagtcaagtttgttcaattttgGCTGAAGTGCGGACTTCGCTTGTGCATGGTTACAAGTTGTCTCTGGGTATGGCACTTACTGTAGACACATGAGTCCTGTGTTGTTCAGTATATTGAAAACAGGGGAGATAAGCCTGGTCCGGTCCCCCTTTGTTCTGTAGGAGCTCTCCATATAGATGTAGTATCCTAAAGGTGAGAATCACGATTACCATCTACATTTCAAATAATGATTGACAAAGTCCATCCACAGTAAAAATCTTTCTCCGCGGCACTATCATTTCCTACAGAACTTTTTAGATTTAACGGCAATTGGGAAGGTTGAGTCGTTTAATCTTACTTGTCTAAGTGGAGAAGAATAAATGAATTACCCGTATGGTCTTCCGTGGTGTGGTCCAGAGTAGGGCCCGTGTTTTCAGTTTCTGTCTCCTTGTCATTCAGTATCCAGTTACCCACCGCGGAGTTATGGGGGTCCTGTGTCCATCCGCAAACGGTTTTTGAATCAAAGGAGCAATAATGAATGAATCCTGTTTTTGAGGTAAGAAATAAATCGTAATGGAAAAACCCTTCAATCTTGTCTCATGTAAAGCATATTGAATCTCACCGACGTGTAGATCTGATTCGATATTAAGTGGCAATACCTGCTTTAGGGTTTAGACACTGCGGTTGGAATCCCGACCACTTTCCATCTAGTTTACAAAACCTTCTGCGAGGTCCCACCAGCATGTCACTGGCATCGTTGCAGGAATAGTCAATATTAACACCAACACCGGTATAACCGCTTAGTGACAGACCCGTCACTTTACCGTTCCTGAGGGGGTCAGGGTTTTTGCATTGTTTGTTTTCTAAAGAAAAAAATGGGTACTGTGGTTTCAGCATTATTCTTTGAAAATCAATTTCCGTTCGATACTTGTTTATACAAAGATGCAAAATCAAATAAGGTACGAAATACTGTTACGTGTATTGTAGGTACATACCACACTGGTACAGTTTCCTGAGTTTTTGCAGGTCCAGTGTAGTAAGATCATCCCTCTGTCCAATCCTGTACTCTTGACTCTCAGGGAATGGATTGTCCCATGTTCTGTTGACGGTGAATGATCTCCCCTTGAGGCTTGTCTTATCCTTGGCAAAGGTTGCAGGAGAATAATGCATGACCGACGTGTAGTCATagtctcccaataaagtaacaTCCTCCGGTTTCATTTTGGTAAAATCAGACACGTGGGCTATAAAAGACATGAAACTCCGTATtattgtatgtatgtgtatcgAGGCCCTACTAAACTGTGGGAGTCCTTATATGTAAAGTTACGTTAAAGTTACGATATAGCCATTAATCAAGATCGGTGGTCATTGTTCTTGCTGCCCAGCGTGTAGTGAAGACTGTGCAATATCTTAGCCGAACATACGTATCTGTGCTCATTTCATCATATATCAACGCAACACTAAAATCAATTAGATTGCTCAAAGTCTCAATATATCAACTACAGCAGATGATATCCTGAAATTTAAGAGACTTATCCTTACTTACAGGCATTGATGTTCGGGAAGTTGACCACAATATATTTGTCTCTGTCTGGTCTCGTGTGTTCGTGCCAGAATCCCaaagcgtgcattaattcatggTATATTGTTCCAATACGTACGGTACATCCGGGTCCCAGTGAAACTTTCTGTTCTCCACCCTGTCTACCCACGGAACTATAGCACCTGTACAGAATAAGGAAATTGATAGTCCAAAACCTGTACTGCTTCAAATGTATCATTACACTGGCAATAGATTGCTTTtaatgaaagatttttttttataactttctgtcaggcagacagacagatagatagatagagatatGATGTATTTAGTTATATGCTTCGTAATTCGCGGAAAAGCGTCTTCACTACATTTTCGCTGACCACGTGACCTTACCCGTGTCCCTTCTGAATCTTTATATAGTCGTACTCTTTGGTTCTAGGTTTGAATGTGATGCAGTCTTGAAGTAGTACGGCCATTTTGTCCAGAGCGCTTCGTATAGATGTCAGCTCTGTGCTCGCTAAAGgcaaaaaataagaaataaaacaaaccCAAATCGGCAATAAAACAGGTGAAAAAGACCAattcattaaatgttttattttattaaaagatcGTACTGTATCCTGCGGTGTCAATGATGTATGGGACAATCCGTCCCGTCCACGCCAGGTTGCTGTCTCTGGCTGCCATCCTCATTTGAAACTGATGAACCGACGACCTCTGAAAAATTTTATCACACGTTTTATAATGTCGGTTCAAAGTCTTAAAGTGCACAAAAGCTGGACTTCTCGTGTTTATGAGGAAAGGGCCTTCACAGAAGACATAACAATATGTTCTTCATACATCACAACCAGAGATTCTATGAAAATCCGTGTCAAGTGTCCGCTTAATTAACAGGTGAACATTTCTTACGATGTTTGCGAGAAAGTGCATCACGAATCTGTTCtagcattttaattttttcccccaGATTTAAAGAGTTTACGGCTTCAACAGAGTATGCAGAGGTTGAAAACCACTTCAGTGCTTAACAGTTTAAAAAaggtaataaatgtatttccTGCTACATCAGCATGCTAGTATACACCACACTGTCCCGGAGTCTGTAATTGGGGAACATAAACACATACCTGATGACCCATTACGATGTCTCCTTCATACAAAGTCTCTCCATCCATCATATGTACAGTGCGTCCACCCGTCTGAATTTGAACTGCAAAAAAACCCCGATAAATCGTTTAATTTATATCCTTTCATTGTTTCTTCAATACATTAGTTGATaaactaaattttaaaaaactgcGGTTATTTATTTCATACAGTTTTGAAATCAGTACAAAGTTTTTACATGGACAATGAAAATCTACTCACCCGCTGCTAGATTTTGTTCCGgtgctgtgacgtcatatggtactGGTAAGAGATAGCAGGAGCGGACCAACACAAATATAATAACCTCGGCCAACCACATGGTACTGATTTATCAAGAATCTACAATGAATCGTCAAATGTCAGTTAATGAGTTAGAAAAAATTCCAACGGAGTCCCAAACAACGACCGGGAAAACCATCCTTTTATAGTGTTTACCAACATTAAAACTACTGCCCAAGTTCCTCCTCGATCTGCATACTAACCCAATAACCCCCGATAGGGAAACAGTAGCGATAAGAATAACGACAGTGACGAAACAAGCTGGCCTGTTCACAGAATCAAATACATGCATTTCGATATTGTCCTACCACCCCCTAGTGATTAATTCAGTTGATGAAAACTAACCTTTTCATAAAACACTTACGTTTTTATAAGATAAGATACCTTGAAAACATACTTATGTAATTTAGATATATGGCTCAAAGCGAAAAGTGCTCGAGACAGTTTATGGATGTTTCCTGACTGTAAATTGTGCATgccatcaaatatatacaaaataattcgTCCTCAAGCAACTCCACTCATTAGTTATAAATTCAACCACTGATGAAAATTCTCCAGTCTCCGTAACGATCCCGCTCTGTGTCCTAATAAAAATGTGTCTTTATGAAAATAGATGGAAATATATCTGAAAATGTGTGgagaggttttaaaaaaaacatgttgtTGAGTCCTTTATGAGAATATGTAttaacaaataaacacttacgaGAGTTAAATGTTGGTATCTACAATTAGAATATACTTTGCATTCCACTGAAAAACAATCGATACAGCGTTTTCCCTCGTGGTTTTCTCTCAGTAAGTTTAAACATATcttgtatacataaaaaaacCCATGCAAAATGCACCCCTCTGAAAAATTACTCAGCACTGAGGCAACAAAGTCTGCAACATATTAGCTATCATTTTTATATGTGTCTAAGTTTATGgttaattgaattttaaattaattaatcGAATAATCcagataaaaacaaattttctcATTTAGAAATGCCTTACCTCTCAGACAGCAGGGGAAGAAATAAACTTtgatgaatgtacatgtaactttataGAGTTTTAAGGAGAAAAacaattagatttttttttaagtaaacaAAAGTTGCAGAAATTATGGGCGTGGAAAATGGTCGAAAACCCAATGAAAGTGATAATTTAGCAACGATTGAGTCATGCGTCagcattataaacaaataaatcttGCTTCCAACCAATGACATTTTTTATTCCCATAAAGAGATCTTTTTGCAGCCAACcatattatgaaaattttctcacgtgttgtgtgtagtaaaAGACAGACACACAATTATCACACATTTTGACAGACAACAATAGAGACACTTTTCTCATGCTGGGGCCCTGGGATTGGGGACCAGGCATTGAATTTCGTTTTTTTCGGCAAGCTATCTTACTATGGATTCGTATATATGTGGACAGTAGTCAATAATATGTAATGGAGGCTCGTATGGAAATCTGAAACAGAATCTCTTTGAACGCAATAATGATATCATGCCCAGCATGAGGCGTTAACAATGGGCGTGTTAACATAGCTGATCTTCTAAGGGTGTGTGGAATTTTCATGTACCCGTCAAAACACCTGAATACACCAAATGACATATTAGAAGAATGAAGGCTTGTGGTGGTCACTTTAAAATAAATGGGAATCATATTTTTGTTCTATGACTTGTCATAGCCCCTTCATCATCAATAGTAAAGAGATatcaaaatgattttcaaaGGTAAAAATCTCTCACTGCGCACTCTGAATACGACAAAAGGTATCCTGACAAAATTAATTATccaaaatcatttcaaaataaatttagcgtCTTAAGTGACGATTTCTCTCTGTCTTCAGTATAATATCACGACAGTCCCCTagctttctttctttctctttatGTCATTTACAGAAATGCTAGGTTCCATTTTGATGGAAGAAACaagaaaaataaactttttgATAGTAAACAAAACTTTGAATTCAAATCCACAAACGCTTCACTtgatttcatatgaattgtaaTTGTCCATCTCAAAAAAATGCATCAACGGAAATTAGGACTCCATACATCTTCATACAGATTAAAAATCAGAATGTTTCTGCCACGAATTCTTAAATCTCCCAAACGTTTGTTAATATCTCATTTATGATTACGCATTCCACCCAATTTACTACTTTTATTTAACTACAATAAGAAAagcaaaaatttgaatcatatttaCATCAAATCCGTGCATC
This genomic window from Ostrea edulis chromosome 4, xbOstEdul1.1, whole genome shotgun sequence contains:
- the LOC125672030 gene encoding MAM and LDL-receptor class A domain-containing protein 1-like isoform X1 — encoded protein: MWLAEVIIFVLVRSCYLLPVPYDVTAPEQNLAAVQIQTGGRTVHMMDGETLYEGDIVMGHQRSSVHQFQMRMAARDSNLAWTGRIVPYIIDTAGYTSTELTSIRSALDKMAVLLQDCITFKPRTKEYDYIKIQKGHGCYSSVGRQGGEQKVSLGPGCTVRIGTIYHELMHALGFWHEHTRPDRDKYIVVNFPNINASHVSDFTKMKPEDVTLLGDYDYTSVMHYSPATFAKDKTSLKGRSFTVNRTWDNPFPESQEYRIGQRDDLTTLDLQKLRKLYQCENKQCKNPDPLRNGKVTGLSLSGYTGVGVNIDYSCNDASDMLVGPRRRFCKLDGKWSGFQPQCLNPKAGFIHYCSFDSKTVCGWTQDPHNSAVGNWILNDKETETENTGPTLDHTTEDHTGYYIYMESSYRTKGDRTRLISPVFNILNNTGLMCLQLYYHMHGETMGSLNIYIQNERLTQTFQSWTISGDKGSSWNFLHRNFSNPNVPFKIVLEGVVGPNFLSDIGIDDVIIKDCSLGPEDQPEKTEVHQCNFNTGSCGWSQETTDGIGWQNNSGPTATLLTGPECDRTDCTNGIYLYMETSGSSPQGTKAIMRSPLFQTTGNSCLSFFYNMNGADIGELTVQIEEGDNTSMVWRKQGNQGSEWRRAIVTLSSQEAFWVLFVGRKGSGYRGDIAIDDVSITENECKVDVSCNFDKDFCGWQNDQMDDFDWSRIKGPTATPNTGPRADHTSSNGFYLYIETSAPRLASDVARIYSPFISGSNQAPCLVFYYHMFGEHVAYLKVLVEPIQGRKQYIWKTFGNQGDVWHKITIPLPPMQREYQIAIEGFVGDSFTGDIAVDDVVLYKSCPK
- the LOC125672030 gene encoding MAM and LDL-receptor class A domain-containing protein 2-like isoform X2, yielding MWLAEVIIFVLVRSCYLLPVPYDVTAPEQNLAAVQIQTGGRTVHMMDGETLYEGDIVMGHQRSSVHQFQMRMAARDSNLAWTGRIVPYIIDTAGYTSTELTSIRSALDKMAVLLQDCITFKPRTKEYDYIKIQKGHGCYSSVGRQGGEQKVSLGPGCTVRIGTIYHELMHALGFWHEHTRPDRDKYIVVNFPNINASHVSDFTKMKPEDVTLLGDYDYTSVMHYSPATFAKDKTSLKGRSFTVNRTWDNPFPESQEYRIGQRDDLTTLDLQKLRKLYQCENKQCKNPDPLRNGKVTGLSLSGYTGVGVNIDYSCNDASDMLVGPRRRFCKLDGKWSGFQPQCLNPKAGFIHYCSFDSKTVCGWTQDPHNSAVGNWILNDKETETENTGPTLDHTTEDHTGYYIYMESSYRTKGDRTRLISPVFNILNNTGLMCLQLYYHMHGETMGSLNIYIQNERLTQTFQSWTISGDKGSSWNFLHRNFSNPNVPFKIVLEGVVGPNFLSDIGIDDVIIKDCSLGPEDQPEKTEVHQCNFNTGSCGWSQETTDGIGWQNNSGPTATLLTGPECDRTDCTNGIYLYMETSGSSPQGTKAIMRSPLFQTTGNSCLSFFYNMNGADIGELTVQIEEGDNTSMVWRKQGNQGSEWRRAIVTLSSQEAFWVLFVGRKGSGYRGDIAIDDVSITENECKMFPAILTKIFVDGKTIKWTTSTGQE